The Novipirellula caenicola genome segment GCTATCCCCGCCTCCGATGATGCTGGTCGAATCGCTGTCAGCGACCGCTTGTGCAACCGCTTTGGTGCCGGCGTCCATCGGTGGTTTCTCGAACACGCCCATCGGGCCGTTCCAAACCACGGTTTTGGCCTTCTTGATGATGTCAGCATAGATCTTCGCGGTTTCCGGACCGATATCGAGTCCTTCCATGCCGTCCGGAATTTCGCCCGCAGCAACGACCTTTTTGTTGCATCCGGCGATGTTGCCAAAATCGTCGCCACAATGGGTATCGACGGGCAGTTGCAACTTGTCGCCTCCCTTGGCCAACAACTCTTTGGCCAAGTCGACTTTGTCTTTCTCGACCAAGCTGTTGCCGACCTTGCCGCCTTGTGCCAACGAGAAGGTGTAAGCCATTGCACCACCGATCAACACGGTGTCACAGATACCGAGCAGATTGTTGATCACGTTGATCTTGTCGCTAACCTTAGCACCGCCCAGGATTGCCACGAACGGACGCTCGGGGTTACTGATCGCATCAGTCAGGTAGGCAATTTCTTTGGCGACCAAGTGGCCGACCACGCGAGGTTTGCCAGCCATCGCTTCCGGCACGGCAACCATCGACGCATCTTTGCGGTGGCACGTTCCGAACGCGTCGTTGCAGTAGATGTCGGCCATCGCGGCCAATTTGCCTGCGAACTCGCTGTCGCCTTTCTTTTCGCCAGGATTAAACCGCAGGTTTTCCAAAACCAGCACGTCGCCGTCGGCCAATTTGCCCGCTTTGCTGGTTGCATCGTCGCCAACGGTGTCAGTGGCAAAGGCAACAGGTTTGTCGAGCAGCACGCCTAACTGTTTGGCGGCGGGCTGCAAGCTGTATTTGGCGTCGTCGCCCTTGCCTTCGGGGCGTCCCAAGTGGCTCATCAAAATCACTCGGCCGCCGCGATCGATCACACTCTTGATGCTTGGCAGCGCCATGCGAATGCGGCGGTCATCGGTGATTTGTTGGTTCTCGTCGAGCGGGACATTGAAGTCGACTCGCATCAATACGTTCTTACCCGCTACGTCGACTTGATCGATTGTCTTTTTCGCCATGGCCTATTCTCAGTTCCCGAAAAAAATGAATTGGTGATTCTACGAGCTAATTAGCCCGCGATTATCAACAAACCATCGGGGGTGTCGAGTAGACGACGATTTTGGCAATCCGCGGCACCGCCACCATCGATCACCGCGGCGACGAGGCTTATGGCAGACAGCCCGCCATCGCAGCGACGCGATGGCGGCTCAAGAAGACATCCGTTGCCAGAGAAACCCTTTGCCAGAGACTTCAGAGAAGCAACGAATCAAACCGACCCCGCTTCACAGGAGCCCGCTTTATTCGCGGCAATAAGACAGTGCCAACAACGCATAAGCGGTGACGAGTTGACGATCCCCTTCCATCCAACGCTCGCTCTGCTTGTTGACCCACGATCCATCGGGTTGCTGTTCGGAAATCAAATGATTGGCCAACTCTTCTCGCCATGGGTGCGGCGTTCCCGATGCGTCATCCAATACGTCGACATTGGCCGCGTCGAGTGCTTTGGCGAACGTGTGATAGTAGTAGTACAACCCGGCTTGCCCCATGCCTGGGTTCGAATCGAGCGAATAGTGTTTGCGGATAAAGTCCATCGCGGCCAACACGCGAGGGTCATCGGCGGATAGGCCTGCGTAGATCATGCTTTTCAGCCCCGCATAGGTCATCGAGCCATAGCTTCGCAATCCGCCTCCTTCGGCTTGGCCGGCTTGGCTTTCACCGCCGGCAGCAGGCGTGTAATAGAAACCGCCATCGTTGACTTCGTCTGCATGAGGCGTGTCGTTCCCCTCATCGGCCAAATTCTGCGAGCGGACAACGAACTTCAACGCTTTCTGCAACGATTCATCGTCGGCTTCGTTACCGAGATCGCGAAGCGCATCGATGAAAAACGACGTGTTGGAAAGGTCCGGCCGTTTGTGCTTTCCGTAGCCCGCACCGCCATAGCTGGGGTCGGACGACTCGATGCCTTCGCCCTCGTCCCACTGCAATCCCTTCAAGAAGGTTTCGGCGCGTTTGAGCGTACTGTCATATCGCCCATCCTTGTTGGCCCGCACCAGAGCCCCAATGGCGACCGACGTTTCGTAGTTTTGGTGTGACGAACCGGTGGCGTAAATTCCACCGTCGGGTTGAAATTTCGATGAAATATACGCCAGCGCTTTTTCGATCATCGGATCGTTGATCGCTTGCGGGCGGTGCTGCAGAATCGCGTTGACGCAGAGGGCGGTAACGGCCGCACCGGTCTCCCCGCTAAAGGATCCGTCGTCGGCCTGGCCTCGATTTTTCAGAAATTCAATTCCTTTGGCCGCCGAACGCTGAATTTTGGCATCCAGCCGTGAATCGGCCAAAACCGGGGAAATCACGGTGGAAATCGTCGCGATGAAACAAAACAGACCTGCAAACAATCGCATCATGGGTGGGGACTCGTCCTAGGGAAGTGGGCAGCGAAAGGGTGGTAGGCGGTTCCACCGGAATAACCGGTATCGACCACACTACTGACTCGTTCATTTTATCTGGTGGGTTCAGATCAATGCAGCGGACCGGCCGCGATTTCCGAACCCAAGGATAACGGTTTGCAATTCTTGGGCCACCGCAGCCGAATTGCTGCCATTACTGACGCCGTAACCACGACGAAACCGTGACAATCCCATGCCCTCGTACCGCTGGAAACGAATCGAGAAGCTGAATCAAGTCGATCGCGTTCGACTCGGTCGCAGCGTGTCGGCCAGCAGCGGGCCAGTCGGCAGCGGGCCAGTCGGCAGCGGGCATGTTGGCGATCCCCGCTTGGCACCACGGCGTGCGGGGCATTCGCGAGGTGAATTTTTCGCCAACTATCGTGTCGACTCGGCTCACGACGCCGCTGCTGACGCTAACCTCGCCGCCACGTCGTCGGCAGGGTCGCCGCAGCCCAAAACGCCCACGCATTTCGACATCGCAGCTCCGCTTTCCGAGTCGTGGCTGGGGCTGCAGGCCGCCGATCTGATCGAACGGCTGCAGCGTTGGGAATCGGAACTCGATGCTCGCGAAGCCCAACTGAACGCCCGCGCGGCAATTCAAGAGCACCGTGAACGACAATTTCGGCTCGAGCAACAGGCGGCGAGCACCGATTTGGCGGAACAAACACGAGCCGCCCAGCGACTGCAAGCCGAGCTGAAAGCCCAAGCCCGCCGGCTGGCCTTTGAAGGTTAGGTCCAAGCTCACCGCAGAAAAATCAGCCATCGGCGGCGATTGCGGTG includes the following:
- a CDS encoding phosphoglycerate kinase — translated: MAKKTIDQVDVAGKNVLMRVDFNVPLDENQQITDDRRIRMALPSIKSVIDRGGRVILMSHLGRPEGKGDDAKYSLQPAAKQLGVLLDKPVAFATDTVGDDATSKAGKLADGDVLVLENLRFNPGEKKGDSEFAGKLAAMADIYCNDAFGTCHRKDASMVAVPEAMAGKPRVVGHLVAKEIAYLTDAISNPERPFVAILGGAKVSDKINVINNLLGICDTVLIGGAMAYTFSLAQGGKVGNSLVEKDKVDLAKELLAKGGDKLQLPVDTHCGDDFGNIAGCNKKVVAAGEIPDGMEGLDIGPETAKIYADIIKKAKTVVWNGPMGVFEKPPMDAGTKAVAQAVADSDSTSIIGGGDSAAAVDQLGFADQVSHVSTGGGASLAMLEGERFAAVDLLDEA
- a CDS encoding prenyltransferase/squalene oxidase repeat-containing protein codes for the protein MMRLFAGLFCFIATISTVISPVLADSRLDAKIQRSAAKGIEFLKNRGQADDGSFSGETGAAVTALCVNAILQHRPQAINDPMIEKALAYISSKFQPDGGIYATGSSHQNYETSVAIGALVRANKDGRYDSTLKRAETFLKGLQWDEGEGIESSDPSYGGAGYGKHKRPDLSNTSFFIDALRDLGNEADDESLQKALKFVVRSQNLADEGNDTPHADEVNDGGFYYTPAAGGESQAGQAEGGGLRSYGSMTYAGLKSMIYAGLSADDPRVLAAMDFIRKHYSLDSNPGMGQAGLYYYYHTFAKALDAANVDVLDDASGTPHPWREELANHLISEQQPDGSWVNKQSERWMEGDRQLVTAYALLALSYCRE